The Streptococcus sp. VT 162 genome has a window encoding:
- a CDS encoding lysyl-tRNA synthetase: MSTEHMEELNDQQIVRREKMAALREQGIDPFGKRFERTANSQELKDKFAELDKEQLHELNETATIAGRLVTKRGKGKVGFAHLQDREGQIQIYVRKDEVGEENYEIFKKADLGDFLGVEGEVMRTDMGELSIKATHITHLSKALRPLPEKFHGLTDVETIYRKRYLDLISNRESFERFVTRSKIISEIRRYLDQKGFLEVETPVLHNEAGGAAARPFITHHNAQNIDMVLRIATELHLKRLIVGGMERVYEIGRIFRNEGMDATHNPEFTSIEVYQAYADFQDIMDLTEGIIQHAAKAVKGDGPVNYQGTEIKINEPFKRVHMVDAIKEITGVDFWQDMTFEEAKAIAAEKKVPVEKHYTEVGHIINAFFEEFVEETLIQPTFVYGHPVAVSPLAKKNPEDERFTDRFELFIMTKEYGNAFTELNDPIDQLSRFEAQAKAKELGDDEATGIDYDYIEALEYGMPPTGGLGIGIDRLCMLLTDTTTIRDVLLFPTMK, translated from the coding sequence ATGTCTACAGAACATATGGAAGAACTAAATGACCAGCAGATCGTTCGCCGTGAAAAAATGGCTGCGCTCCGTGAACAAGGAATCGATCCCTTCGGAAAACGTTTTGAACGTACTGCTAACTCTCAAGAACTAAAAGACAAATTTGCAGAACTTGATAAAGAACAATTACATGAACTAAATGAAACTGCTACTATCGCTGGACGCTTAGTAACTAAACGTGGTAAAGGGAAAGTTGGCTTTGCCCATCTCCAAGACCGTGAAGGTCAAATCCAAATCTACGTTCGTAAAGATGAAGTCGGTGAAGAAAACTACGAAATCTTCAAAAAGGCTGACCTCGGTGACTTCCTCGGTGTCGAAGGTGAAGTCATGCGTACGGATATGGGTGAACTCTCTATCAAGGCAACTCATATCACTCACTTGTCTAAAGCACTTCGCCCACTTCCTGAGAAATTCCACGGTTTGACAGACGTTGAAACCATCTATCGTAAACGTTACCTTGACTTGATTTCTAATCGTGAAAGCTTTGAACGTTTTGTCACTCGTTCAAAAATCATCTCTGAAATCCGTCGTTACCTTGACCAAAAAGGTTTCCTTGAAGTAGAAACACCTGTTCTCCACAACGAAGCTGGGGGCGCTGCTGCTCGTCCATTTATCACTCACCACAATGCACAAAATATCGATATGGTACTTCGTATCGCGACTGAGCTTCACTTAAAACGTCTTATCGTTGGTGGTATGGAACGTGTCTATGAAATTGGTCGTATCTTCCGTAACGAAGGAATGGACGCCACTCACAACCCTGAGTTCACTTCTATCGAAGTTTACCAAGCTTATGCGGACTTCCAAGATATCATGGACTTGACGGAAGGTATTATCCAACACGCTGCTAAGGCAGTTAAGGGTGATGGTCCAGTCAACTATCAAGGAACTGAAATCAAAATCAACGAACCATTTAAACGCGTTCACATGGTGGATGCCATCAAAGAAATTACTGGTGTAGATTTCTGGCAAGACATGACTTTCGAGGAAGCTAAAGCTATCGCTGCTGAGAAGAAAGTTCCAGTTGAGAAACACTACACTGAGGTTGGTCACATCATCAATGCCTTCTTTGAAGAGTTTGTTGAAGAAACCTTGATTCAACCAACCTTTGTCTATGGACATCCAGTAGCTGTATCTCCACTTGCTAAGAAAAATCCTGAAGACGAACGCTTTACTGACCGTTTCGAGCTCTTTATCATGACTAAGGAATACGGTAATGCCTTTACAGAGTTGAACGACCCAATCGATCAGCTTAGCCGTTTTGAAGCTCAAGCTAAAGCTAAAGAGCTTGGTGATGATGAAGCAACTGGTATTGACTACGACTACATTGAGGCTCTTGAATACGGTATGCCACCAACAGGTGGTTTGGGTATCGGTATCGACCGTCTCTGCATGCTCCTCACTGATACAACCACTATCCGTGATGTATTGCTCTTCCCAACAATGAAATAA
- a CDS encoding ATP synthase F0F1 subunit gamma, translating to MAVSLNDIKTKIASTKNTSQITNAMQMVSAAKLGRSEEAARNFQVYAQKVRKLLTDILHGNGSGGSTNPMLISRPVKKTGYIVITSDRGLVGGYNASILKAVMELKEEYHPDGKDFEIICIGGMGADFFKARGIQPIYELRGLADQPSFDEVRKIISKTIEMYQNELFDELYVCYNHHVNTLTSQMRVEQMLPIVDLDPNEADEEYSLTFELETSRDEILEQLLPQYAESMIYGAIIDAKTAENAAGMTAMQTATDNAKKVINDLTIQYNRARQAAITQEITEIVAGASALE from the coding sequence ATGGCAGTATCTCTAAATGATATTAAAACAAAAATCGCCTCAACCAAAAATACGAGTCAAATCACTAATGCCATGCAAATGGTATCGGCTGCCAAGTTAGGTCGCTCTGAAGAAGCAGCGCGCAACTTTCAAGTTTACGCTCAGAAGGTCCGTAAGCTTTTGACGGATATTCTGCATGGTAACGGATCTGGTGGTTCAACCAATCCGATGCTCATCAGTCGCCCAGTTAAGAAAACAGGCTATATCGTTATCACTTCAGACCGTGGCTTGGTTGGAGGTTATAATGCTTCCATCCTTAAAGCCGTTATGGAGTTGAAAGAAGAATACCATCCAGATGGTAAAGATTTTGAGATAATCTGTATCGGTGGTATGGGAGCTGATTTCTTTAAGGCTCGAGGTATTCAGCCAATCTATGAACTACGTGGCTTGGCAGATCAGCCTAGTTTTGATGAAGTTCGTAAAATTATTTCAAAAACGATTGAGATGTACCAAAACGAACTTTTTGATGAATTATACGTCTGCTACAACCATCATGTCAATACTCTCACAAGTCAAATGCGTGTGGAACAAATGCTTCCGATTGTTGACTTGGATCCAAATGAAGCGGATGAAGAGTATAGCTTGACATTTGAGTTGGAAACGAGCCGTGATGAGATTCTAGAGCAATTGTTGCCACAGTATGCTGAAAGTATGATTTACGGGGCTATTATCGATGCCAAGACAGCTGAAAATGCTGCAGGTATGACAGCCATGCAAACGGCGACCGATAATGCCAAAAAGGTCATCAATGATTTGACAATCCAGTATAACCGTGCTAGACAGGCGGCGATTACACAAGAAATTACAGAAATCGTAGCGGGGGCTAGTGCCTTAGAATAA
- a CDS encoding ATP F0F1 synthase subunit alpha (produces ATP from ADP in the presence of a proton gradient across the membrane; the alpha chain is a catalytic subunit), protein MAINAQEISALIKQQIENFKPNFDVSETGVVTYIGDGIARAHGLENAMSGELLIFENGSYGMAQNLESTDVGIIILGDFTDIREGDTIRRTGKIMEVPVGESLIGRVVDPLGRPVDGLGEIHTDKSRPVEAPAPGVMQRKSVSEPLQTGLKAIDALVPIGRGQRELIIGDRQTGKTTIAIDTILNQKGQDMICIYVAIGQKESTVRTQVETLRQYGALDYTIVVTASASQPSPLLFLAPYAGVAMAEEFMYQGKHVLIVYDDLSKQAVAYRELSLLLRRPPGREAFPGDVFYLHSRLLERSAKVSDELGGGSITALPFIETQAGDISAYIATNVISITDGQIFLGDGLFNAGIRPAIDAGSSVSRVGGSAQIKAMKKVAGTLRIDLASYRELEAFTKFGSDLDAATQAKLNRGRRTVEVLKQPVHKPLPVEKQVTILYALTHGFLDTIPVDDIVRFEEEFHTFFDAQHPEILETIRETKDLPDEAVLDAAITEFLNQSSFQ, encoded by the coding sequence TTGGCAATTAACGCACAAGAAATCAGCGCTTTAATTAAGCAACAAATTGAAAATTTCAAACCCAATTTTGATGTATCTGAAACAGGTGTTGTAACCTATATCGGGGACGGAATTGCGCGTGCTCACGGCCTTGAAAATGCCATGAGTGGGGAGCTGTTGATTTTTGAAAACGGCTCTTATGGGATGGCGCAGAACTTGGAGTCAACAGACGTTGGGATTATCATCCTAGGTGACTTTACAGATATTCGTGAAGGCGATACCATTCGCCGTACAGGTAAAATCATGGAAGTTCCTGTTGGTGAGAGCCTTATTGGACGTGTTGTGGATCCACTTGGTCGTCCAGTTGACGGTCTTGGAGAAATCCATACTGATAAGTCTCGTCCAGTAGAAGCGCCGGCTCCTGGCGTTATGCAACGTAAGTCTGTATCAGAACCATTGCAAACAGGTTTGAAAGCTATTGACGCGCTTGTACCGATTGGTCGTGGTCAACGTGAGTTGATTATCGGTGACCGTCAGACAGGGAAAACAACCATTGCAATTGATACAATCTTGAACCAAAAAGGGCAAGATATGATCTGTATCTATGTAGCGATTGGACAAAAAGAATCAACAGTTCGTACGCAAGTAGAAACACTTCGTCAGTATGGTGCCTTGGATTACACAATCGTTGTGACTGCCTCTGCTTCACAACCATCTCCATTGCTCTTCCTAGCTCCTTATGCTGGGGTTGCTATGGCAGAAGAGTTTATGTACCAAGGCAAGCATGTTTTGATCGTATATGATGATCTTTCAAAACAAGCGGTCGCGTATCGTGAGCTTTCCCTCTTGCTTCGTCGTCCACCAGGTCGTGAAGCCTTCCCAGGGGATGTTTTCTATCTTCACAGCCGTTTGCTTGAGCGCTCAGCTAAAGTTTCTGATGAACTTGGTGGTGGATCTATTACAGCCCTACCATTTATCGAGACACAAGCGGGAGATATCTCTGCCTATATCGCAACCAACGTGATTTCTATCACTGACGGACAAATCTTCCTTGGTGATGGTCTCTTCAATGCGGGTATTCGTCCAGCCATCGATGCGGGTTCATCTGTATCCCGTGTAGGTGGTTCTGCACAAATCAAAGCCATGAAGAAAGTAGCTGGTACACTTCGTATCGACCTTGCTTCATACCGTGAGTTGGAAGCCTTCACTAAGTTTGGTTCTGACTTGGATGCAGCAACACAGGCTAAGTTAAACCGTGGACGTCGTACTGTGGAAGTATTGAAACAACCTGTTCATAAACCACTACCTGTTGAGAAACAAGTAACCATTCTCTATGCTTTGACACATGGTTTCTTGGATACGATTCCAGTAGATGACATTGTTCGTTTTGAGGAAGAGTTCCATACTTTCTTTGATGCACAACATCCAGAGATTTTGGAAACTATTCGTGAAACAAAAGACTTGCCAGATGAAGCAGTCTTGGATGCTGCGATTACAGAGTTTCTCAATCAATCCAGCTTCCAATAA
- a CDS encoding ATP synthase F0F1 subunit delta, whose amino-acid sequence MDKKTAKVIEKYSMPFVQLVIEKGEEDRIFSDLDQIKQVAEETGLPSFLAQVAVDESDKEKTVRFFQDSVSPLMQNFIQVLVYNHRANLFYEVIADCLNRLEKETNRFVVTISSAHPLTDEQKERLLPLIEKKMSLKVRSVKEQIDEGLIGGFVIFANHKTIDVSIKQQLRVVKENLK is encoded by the coding sequence ATGGACAAGAAAACAGCAAAGGTCATTGAAAAGTACAGCATGCCTTTTGTCCAATTAGTGATTGAAAAAGGAGAAGAGGACCGGATTTTTTCAGACTTGGATCAAATCAAGCAAGTCGCAGAAGAAACGGGTTTACCTTCTTTTTTAGCTCAGGTGGCAGTCGATGAGTCAGATAAGGAAAAAACAGTTCGTTTCTTTCAAGACTCTGTGTCACCTTTAATGCAAAACTTTATTCAAGTTCTGGTTTACAATCACAGAGCAAATCTTTTTTATGAAGTAATTGCAGATTGTTTGAATCGCCTTGAAAAAGAGACCAATCGTTTTGTAGTCACGATTTCTTCAGCTCATCCTTTAACAGATGAACAGAAGGAACGTCTGCTCCCATTGATAGAGAAAAAAATGTCTCTGAAAGTGCGGAGCGTCAAAGAACAAATTGATGAAGGACTCATTGGTGGTTTTGTCATTTTTGCTAATCACAAGACAATTGATGTGAGTATTAAACAACAACTTCGAGTTGTTAAAGAAAATTTGAAATAG
- a CDS encoding ATP synthase F0F1 subunit B → MDLTISTIIGDFILIAGSFLLLIFLVKKYAWGNISSILDERAEKISSDIDGAEEARKKAEELANQREAELAGSRTEAKTIIENAKGTAEKSKADILAEAKLEAGRLKEKANQEIAQNKAEALQSVKGEVADLTVSLAGKIISQNLDSHAHKELIDQYIDQLGEA, encoded by the coding sequence ATGGATTTAACTATTAGTACCATTATCGGTGACTTTATTCTTATCGCTGGTTCCTTCCTTTTATTAATCTTTTTAGTGAAAAAATATGCTTGGGGAAATATTTCCAGCATCTTGGATGAACGTGCTGAAAAGATTTCTTCAGATATTGATGGTGCCGAGGAAGCCCGTAAAAAGGCTGAGGAACTAGCTAACCAACGTGAAGCTGAGTTAGCAGGTAGCCGTACCGAAGCTAAAACGATTATCGAGAATGCAAAGGGAACTGCTGAGAAAAGTAAAGCCGATATTTTAGCCGAAGCTAAACTTGAAGCAGGGCGCTTAAAAGAAAAAGCCAACCAAGAAATTGCGCAAAATAAAGCTGAAGCTTTACAAAGTGTTAAGGGCGAGGTGGCAGATTTGACAGTTAGTCTAGCTGGGAAAATCATCTCACAAAACCTTGACAGTCATGCCCATAAGGAACTCATTGATCAGTATATCGATCAGCTAGGAGAAGCCTAA
- a CDS encoding ATP synthase F0F1 subunit A — translation MEESLNPTVNIGPISFDLTLLAMSLVTVLMVFAFVYWASRKMTIRPKGKQNALEMIYDFVIGFTKPNIGESYIKDYSLFLFSLFLFILVANNIGLMAKVQTTNGYNLWTSPTANLGYDLSLSFLITLIAHVEGVRRRGVKEYLRAFVTPGFMTPMNILEEFTNFASLAIRIYGNIFAGEVLAGLLLALSQNALYWYPFAFIANMLWTAFSIFISCIQAYVFTMLSSMYIGKKINEGEE, via the coding sequence ATGGAAGAAAGTTTGAATCCAACCGTTAATATTGGACCAATATCCTTTGATTTGACCCTGCTTGCCATGTCTCTTGTAACTGTTTTGATGGTTTTTGCCTTTGTCTACTGGGCAAGTCGTAAAATGACCATCCGTCCAAAGGGCAAACAAAATGCTCTTGAGATGATTTACGACTTTGTGATTGGTTTTACCAAACCAAACATTGGAGAATCATACATCAAGGATTATTCCTTATTTCTGTTTTCTCTATTTCTGTTTATCTTGGTTGCCAATAATATCGGCTTAATGGCAAAAGTACAAACAACAAACGGTTATAACTTGTGGACTTCTCCAACAGCCAACCTTGGATACGATTTATCCCTATCATTCTTGATCACTTTGATCGCCCATGTAGAAGGAGTTCGTCGTAGAGGCGTTAAAGAATATTTGAGAGCATTTGTTACACCTGGCTTTATGACTCCGATGAACATTTTAGAAGAGTTCACCAATTTTGCTTCCTTGGCGATTCGGATCTACGGAAATATTTTTGCCGGTGAGGTCTTAGCTGGATTGCTATTAGCCTTGTCACAAAATGCTTTGTATTGGTATCCTTTTGCCTTTATCGCAAACATGTTATGGACAGCCTTTTCAATTTTCATTTCATGTATTCAGGCTTATGTATTTACCATGTTGTCATCTATGTACATTGGTAAAAAAATAAATGAAGGGGAAGAGTAA
- a CDS encoding ATP F0F1 synthase subunit C (produces ATP from ADP in the presence of a proton gradient across the membrane; subunit C is part of the membrane proton channel F0), protein MNLTFFGLCLACMGVSLAEGFLMNGLFKSAARQPDIIPQLRSLMIMGIAFIEGTFFVTLAMSFVIK, encoded by the coding sequence ATGAATTTAACATTTTTCGGTCTATGTCTTGCCTGTATGGGTGTATCCCTTGCAGAAGGATTTTTGATGAACGGTTTGTTCAAGTCTGCAGCACGCCAACCAGATATCATCCCACAATTGCGTAGTTTGATGATCATGGGGATTGCCTTTATCGAAGGAACATTCTTTGTAACCTTGGCGATGTCATTTGTCATTAAATAG
- a CDS encoding protease: MTKTLKRPEVLSPAGTLEKLKVAVQYGADAVFIGGQAYGLRSRAGNFTFEQMEEGVQFAAKYGAKVYVAANMVMHEGNEAGAGEWFRKLRDIGIAAVIVSDPALIMIAATEAPGLEIHLSTQASATNYETLEFWKELGLTRVVLAREVSMEELAEIRKRTDVEIEAFVHGAMCISYSGRCTLSNHMSMRDANRGGCSQSCRWKYDLYDMPFGQERKSLKGEIPEEFSMSAVDMSMIDHIPDMIENGVDSLKIEGRMKSIHYVSTVTNCYKAAVDAYLESPEKFEAIKQDLVDEMWKVAQRELATGFYYGTPTENEQLFGARRKIPEYKFVAEVVAYDDATQTATIRQRNVINEGDQVEFYGPGFRHFETYIEDLHDAKGNKIDRAPNPMELLTIKVPQPVQAGDMVRALKEGLINLYKEDGTSVTVRA, from the coding sequence ATGACAAAAACATTAAAACGTCCTGAGGTTTTATCACCTGCAGGGACTTTAGAGAAGCTGAAAGTAGCTGTTCAATATGGTGCGGACGCAGTCTTCATCGGTGGGCAGGCCTATGGTCTTCGTAGCCGTGCAGGAAACTTCACCTTTGAACAGATGGAAGAAGGAGTCCAGTTTGCTGCAAAGTACGGTGCCAAGGTATATGTGGCTGCTAACATGGTTATGCACGAAGGAAACGAAGCTGGTGCTGGAGAATGGTTCCGTAAGTTGCGTGATATCGGGATTGCCGCAGTTATCGTGTCGGATCCAGCCTTGATTATGATTGCAGCAACAGAAGCACCAGGTCTAGAAATCCACCTTTCAACTCAAGCCAGTGCGACCAACTATGAAACTCTTGAGTTCTGGAAAGAACTTGGTCTAACTCGCGTGGTTTTGGCCCGTGAAGTTTCAATGGAGGAATTGGCAGAGATTCGCAAACGTACAGATGTTGAGATTGAGGCCTTTGTCCATGGAGCCATGTGTATTTCCTACTCAGGTCGCTGTACGCTCTCAAACCACATGAGTATGCGTGATGCCAACCGTGGTGGTTGTTCACAGTCTTGCCGTTGGAAATACGATCTTTACGACATGCCTTTTGGTCAAGAACGTAAGAGTCTTAAAGGTGAAATTCCAGAAGAATTTTCGATGTCAGCCGTTGACATGTCCATGATTGACCATATTCCAGATATGATTGAAAACGGTGTAGACAGTCTTAAGATTGAAGGCCGCATGAAATCTATCCACTATGTTTCAACAGTGACTAACTGTTACAAGGCGGCTGTAGATGCTTATCTTGAAAGTCCTGAGAAATTTGAAGCCATCAAACAGGACTTGGTAGACGAGATGTGGAAGGTTGCTCAGCGTGAACTGGCAACAGGTTTCTACTATGGTACACCTACAGAAAACGAACAGTTATTTGGCGCTCGTCGTAAAATTCCTGAATACAAGTTTGTCGCTGAAGTGGTTGCGTACGATGATGCGACTCAAACGGCAACCATTCGTCAACGGAATGTCATCAACGAAGGCGATCAAGTCGAGTTTTATGGACCAGGTTTCCGTCATTTTGAGACTTATATCGAAGACCTTCATGATGCCAAGGGTAATAAAATTGACCGTGCTCCAAATCCAATGGAACTCTTGACAATTAAAGTCCCACAACCTGTTCAAGCTGGGGACATGGTTCGCGCTCTCAAGGAAGGTCTTATCAATCTCTATAAAGAAGATGGAACCAGCGTCACAGTTCGTGCCTAG
- a CDS encoding GntR family transcriptional regulator, whose amino-acid sequence MLPAYMKIHDQIKKDIDEHHWKIGERLPSERDLAEQFQVSRMTLRQAISLLVEEGVLERRVGSGTFVSSTRVQEKMRGTTSFTEIVKSQGKVPSSQLISYRRTIPNEQEVAKLGITPTENIIRMERVRYADQVPLVYEVASIPEKFIKDFKKEEITSHFFQTLQQHGYRIGKSQQTIYARLAKEKIAHYLEVEKGHAILALTQVSYLEDGTAFEYVKSQYVGERFEFYLENN is encoded by the coding sequence ATGTTACCAGCTTATATGAAAATCCACGATCAGATTAAGAAGGATATAGATGAGCATCATTGGAAAATCGGAGAGAGACTTCCAAGTGAGCGAGATTTAGCGGAACAGTTTCAAGTTAGCCGGATGACATTACGTCAGGCTATCTCTCTCTTGGTTGAGGAAGGAGTTTTGGAGCGTCGTGTAGGAAGTGGAACCTTTGTCTCTAGTACTCGTGTCCAAGAAAAAATGCGGGGAACGACTAGTTTTACGGAGATTGTCAAATCTCAGGGGAAAGTACCTTCCAGCCAACTCATTTCTTACAGAAGAACCATTCCAAATGAGCAAGAGGTCGCTAAGCTAGGGATTACTCCGACAGAGAATATTATCCGTATGGAACGGGTGCGTTACGCTGACCAAGTTCCGCTAGTCTATGAAGTCGCATCCATTCCTGAGAAATTTATCAAGGATTTCAAAAAAGAAGAAATCACCAGTCATTTCTTCCAAACCTTGCAGCAACATGGCTACCGGATTGGCAAATCCCAACAGACTATTTATGCGAGATTGGCTAAGGAAAAGATTGCTCACTATCTAGAAGTCGAAAAGGGGCATGCCATTTTAGCCTTGACTCAGGTCTCTTATCTTGAAGATGGGACGGCTTTCGAGTATGTTAAGAGTCAATACGTGGGCGAACGCTTTGAATTTTATCTTGAAAATAACTAG
- a CDS encoding GMP synthase, whose translation MSNISTDLQDVEKIIVLDYGSQYNQLISRRIREIGVFSELKSHKISATEVRAINPVGIILSGGPNSVYEDGSFDIDPEIFELGIPILGICYGMQLLTHKLGGKVVPAGDAGNREYGQSPLTHTTSALFEGTPEEQIVLMSHGDAVTEIPADFVRTGTSADCPYAAIENPEKHIYGIQFHPEVRHSVYGNDILRNFALNICKAKGDWSMDNFIDMQIKKIRETVGDKRVLLGLSGGVDSSVVGVLLQKAIGDQLICIFVDHGLLRKGEADQVMDMLGGKFGLNIVKADAAKRFLDKLAGVSDPEQKRKIIGNEFVYVFDDEASKLKDVKFLAQGTLYTDVIESGTDTAQTIKSHHNVGGLPEDMQFELIEPLNTLYKDEVRALGTELGMPDHIVWRQPFPGPGLAIRVMGEITEEKLETVRESDAILREEIAKAGLDRDIWQYFTVNTGVRSVGVMGDGRTYDYTIAIRAITSIDGMTADFAKIPWEVLQKISVRIVNEVDHVNRIVYDITSKPPATVEWE comes from the coding sequence ATGAGCAACATTTCAACTGACTTGCAAGATGTCGAAAAAATCATCGTGCTGGACTATGGTAGCCAATACAACCAGCTGATTTCACGCCGTATTCGTGAAATTGGTGTTTTTTCAGAGCTAAAAAGTCACAAAATCTCAGCCACAGAGGTTCGTGCGATTAACCCTGTAGGGATCATCCTCTCTGGTGGACCAAACTCTGTATACGAAGATGGTTCATTTGATATTGACCCAGAAATTTTTGAACTTGGCATTCCAATTTTGGGAATCTGCTATGGTATGCAACTTTTAACTCATAAACTTGGAGGAAAAGTTGTCCCTGCAGGTGATGCTGGTAACCGTGAGTATGGCCAATCACCACTTACCCATACCACTTCTGCCCTCTTTGAAGGAACTCCTGAAGAACAGATTGTTTTGATGAGCCATGGCGATGCTGTTACAGAGATTCCAGCTGATTTTGTTCGTACTGGAACTTCTGCTGACTGTCCTTATGCAGCTATTGAAAACCCAGAAAAGCACATCTATGGTATCCAATTCCACCCAGAAGTTCGCCATTCTGTATACGGAAATGATATCCTTCGCAACTTTGCCCTTAACATCTGTAAGGCTAAAGGCGACTGGTCAATGGACAACTTCATCGATATGCAGATCAAAAAAATCCGTGAAACTGTAGGTGACAAGCGTGTTCTTCTCGGTCTATCAGGTGGTGTTGACTCTTCTGTCGTTGGCGTTCTTCTCCAGAAAGCAATCGGCGATCAATTGATCTGTATTTTTGTAGACCACGGTCTTCTCCGTAAGGGAGAGGCTGACCAGGTTATGGACATGCTTGGTGGTAAGTTTGGTTTGAATATCGTCAAAGCAGATGCTGCAAAACGCTTCCTTGATAAACTTGCAGGTGTTTCTGATCCTGAACAAAAACGGAAGATTATCGGTAACGAGTTTGTTTATGTCTTCGATGACGAAGCAAGTAAGCTAAAAGATGTAAAATTCCTTGCTCAAGGAACACTATACACTGACGTGATTGAGTCTGGAACTGATACTGCTCAAACCATCAAATCACACCACAACGTGGGTGGTCTTCCAGAAGACATGCAGTTTGAACTGATTGAACCATTGAACACTCTTTATAAAGACGAAGTCCGTGCCCTCGGTACAGAGCTTGGTATGCCAGACCACATCGTATGGCGTCAACCATTCCCAGGACCAGGACTCGCTATCCGTGTCATGGGTGAAATCACTGAAGAAAAACTAGAAACTGTTCGTGAGTCTGATGCTATCCTACGTGAAGAAATCGCTAAAGCTGGTCTGGACCGCGATATCTGGCAATACTTTACTGTCAACACAGGCGTTCGTTCAGTCGGTGTTATGGGTGACGGTCGTACTTATGACTACACCATCGCCATTCGTGCCATTACTTCTATCGATGGTATGACAGCTGACTTTGCCAAAATTCCATGGGAAGTTCTTCAAAAGATTTC